A single genomic interval of Paenibacillus sp. J23TS9 harbors:
- a CDS encoding alpha/beta hydrolase: MIRYQQLTVGDRKLILYLPPSYEESERRFPVAYVQDGGDLFTDCANYLEHLYASGQLEEIILVGVVSDARNDEYTPWPAAALVESYPPFGGEGRAYADEVADVLKPYIDSRYRTKGQAETTAIIGGSFGGLIAFFAGCWRPETFGRIGLVSASFWYEGVMDFIREHKGMEDQQRVYMSVGSNEGIYKKNRQRCMVENTREAHRLWLEKGMQASRLKLDIDQEGTHDPLFMVKQFPESLKWLFKKEPNDPKPALTRLGAAQIPGTLMWSMKSGLTGREYRIFIAEPMGSPPEGGFPVLYTLDANASFGSLAEAIRLQSRGPHGIPPAVIVGIGYDSSEPIVTKERFYDYTVYADEDELPARPDGSAWPHTGGVEAFLDFMEYELKPAVEEAYPVNRSRQSLFGHSLGGFLTLYTLFTRPAAYRRYFAASPSVWWKNHMLLNLWENAKEDLELEKTDIELHLSVGSFEKPHMISDAKELYQTLAASGRGPQSTSMLEVQGEGHVSILPSLFSPMLRRVTS, encoded by the coding sequence ATGATTCGATATCAGCAGCTTACGGTTGGTGATCGGAAGTTGATTCTCTATTTGCCGCCATCCTATGAGGAATCAGAGCGCCGTTTTCCAGTCGCGTATGTCCAGGATGGCGGGGATCTTTTTACCGATTGTGCTAATTATCTGGAGCATTTGTATGCATCCGGCCAGTTGGAGGAGATTATTCTGGTTGGTGTCGTATCTGATGCACGGAATGACGAATATACGCCATGGCCTGCTGCTGCACTAGTGGAAAGTTATCCGCCTTTTGGCGGAGAGGGACGGGCCTATGCGGATGAAGTCGCGGATGTGCTTAAGCCCTATATCGACAGCCGCTACCGTACGAAAGGGCAGGCGGAAACAACCGCCATCATCGGTGGCTCATTCGGTGGCCTGATCGCATTCTTCGCAGGGTGCTGGCGTCCGGAAACCTTTGGCCGCATCGGCCTGGTATCGGCATCCTTCTGGTATGAGGGCGTTATGGATTTTATTCGGGAGCATAAGGGAATGGAAGATCAGCAGCGTGTTTACATGTCTGTTGGAAGCAATGAAGGCATTTATAAAAAGAATCGGCAGAGATGCATGGTAGAGAATACGAGGGAAGCTCATCGGTTATGGCTCGAAAAGGGGATGCAGGCAAGCCGGTTGAAGCTGGATATAGATCAGGAGGGTACGCATGATCCGCTTTTTATGGTAAAGCAGTTTCCGGAGTCGCTGAAGTGGCTGTTCAAGAAGGAACCAAACGATCCAAAGCCGGCTTTAACCCGTTTGGGAGCAGCACAAATCCCCGGAACGCTTATGTGGAGCATGAAGTCGGGCCTGACGGGACGCGAATACCGTATTTTCATCGCTGAACCCATGGGTTCCCCGCCGGAAGGAGGCTTCCCTGTTCTTTATACGCTGGACGCGAATGCTTCCTTCGGCTCGCTCGCGGAGGCTATCAGACTGCAGTCAAGAGGTCCGCATGGCATCCCGCCTGCTGTCATTGTCGGCATTGGCTATGATTCCTCCGAGCCCATTGTAACAAAGGAGCGGTTTTATGATTATACCGTGTATGCGGATGAGGATGAGCTGCCTGCAAGACCTGATGGTTCCGCTTGGCCTCATACAGGAGGAGTGGAAGCGTTTCTTGACTTTATGGAGTATGAACTGAAGCCTGCCGTGGAGGAAGCTTATCCTGTTAACCGTTCCAGACAATCCCTTTTCGGCCATTCTCTAGGCGGTTTCCTGACCTTATATACCCTGTTTACGCGGCCCGCCGCATATCGTCGTTATTTTGCGGCAAGTCCATCGGTATGGTGGAAAAACCATATGCTGCTTAATCTATGGGAAAATGCAAAAGAAGATTTAGAGCTTGAAAAGACGGATATTGAGCTGCATCTGAGTGTGGGGAGCTTTGAAAAGCCTCACATGATTAGCGATGCGAAGGAACTGTATCAAACCCTGGCAGCAAGCGGCCGGGGTCCGCAAAGCACTTCAATGCTTGAGGTTCAGGGCGAAGGACATGTTTCAATTCTGCCATCGTTATTCAGTCCCATGCTCCGCAGGGTGACTTCTTG
- a CDS encoding iron ABC transporter permease produces the protein MSKISHGRFWTVTVSGLFLAAAAVYLSLTNGTFDMSVLDVIKTLLRIHPQPEHDLVVFEFRLPRIVLGGLVGFALGIAGAIIQGVTRNGLADPGILGVNAGAGLSVVLFMFLFQGSITATGWLGVMMMPIFGVAGGLAATTAIYMFANEGGKLDPQRLILVGIAIASGFGALTVYISLKMNPSDYEMAVVWLAGSLHSANWKFVVTMLPWLLLLPLICMRSHVLDLFQLSSESQKSLGMSVEREKNIFLLCSVGLVSASVAVSGSIAFIGLIAPHLARRLVGLRHIHIIPVSGVVGMIMVLVGDFIGKTLFAPAELAVGIVVSIIGVPYFVFLLIRSRA, from the coding sequence GTGAGTAAAATATCCCATGGACGATTCTGGACGGTCACGGTCTCGGGACTGTTTCTTGCCGCAGCTGCCGTCTATCTCAGCTTAACGAACGGGACGTTTGACATGTCGGTGCTCGATGTTATCAAAACGCTGCTAAGGATTCATCCCCAGCCGGAACATGATCTGGTGGTATTCGAATTCCGTCTCCCCCGGATCGTACTTGGCGGACTTGTTGGCTTTGCTCTGGGAATTGCAGGGGCAATCATCCAAGGCGTAACAAGAAACGGGCTCGCAGATCCTGGAATATTGGGCGTCAATGCAGGAGCTGGGCTGTCCGTCGTGCTGTTCATGTTTTTATTCCAAGGGAGCATCACCGCCACGGGCTGGCTTGGAGTGATGATGATGCCTATATTTGGCGTGGCTGGCGGTCTGGCGGCGACGACTGCCATTTATATGTTCGCCAACGAGGGAGGCAAGCTCGATCCCCAGCGCTTGATTTTGGTAGGTATCGCCATCGCCTCGGGCTTTGGAGCCCTCACCGTGTACATTTCTCTAAAGATGAATCCGAGCGATTATGAGATGGCTGTCGTATGGCTCGCTGGGAGTCTGCACAGCGCCAACTGGAAATTTGTTGTTACGATGCTGCCGTGGCTGCTGCTTTTACCGTTGATTTGCATGCGTTCCCATGTGCTTGATCTGTTTCAGCTAAGCAGTGAAAGCCAGAAGAGCCTGGGCATGTCGGTAGAACGGGAAAAAAATATATTTCTGCTATGCAGCGTCGGTCTGGTCAGTGCCAGTGTCGCCGTATCCGGCAGCATCGCTTTTATCGGCTTAATCGCTCCTCATCTGGCCAGACGGCTTGTAGGTTTACGGCATATTCATATCATCCCGGTCAGCGGTGTTGTCGGTATGATCATGGTGCTAGTTGGCGATTTTATCGGGAAAACCCTATTTGCCCCAGCTGAACTGGCTGTTGGCATTGTCGTGTCCATTATCGGCGTACCATATTTTGTTTTTCTGCTGATCCGCTCGCGAGCGTAA
- a CDS encoding iron ABC transporter permease, protein MQLKRTLPAVILGIAPAAIVLLILASILYGAKSITAGEVWNSIFAFNPDNVDHQIIMSSRLPRAVGAMLIGAFLAVSGALMQGMTRNYLASPSIMGVSDGSIFAVTICMVFLPNVNPNMYIISSLIGSAFGAAVVFGLAWCIPNGLSPVKLAILGSIIGTFLSGTAHGIATYYQVSQNISFWYNARLHQMDPELIRLSIPFAIVGLTLALVISKSISALSLGEEVARGLGIRTWLTKALAILAVVLLTGVSVALAGKVAFVGLIIPHIARFCSGSDYRWIIPVSGVLGGIFLALCDIVARFINYPFETPVGVVTSLIGVPFFLYLIRTRGGAQRE, encoded by the coding sequence ATGCAGCTTAAACGTACGCTGCCGGCGGTTATTCTTGGAATAGCCCCGGCAGCCATTGTGTTACTAATTCTTGCTTCGATTTTGTATGGTGCCAAAAGTATCACGGCCGGCGAAGTCTGGAACTCTATTTTTGCTTTCAATCCGGATAATGTGGATCACCAGATTATTATGTCCTCGCGTCTGCCGCGTGCAGTTGGTGCAATGCTGATAGGTGCATTTCTCGCGGTCTCTGGAGCTTTAATGCAGGGCATGACACGTAATTATTTGGCTTCACCGTCCATTATGGGCGTGTCAGACGGATCTATTTTTGCCGTAACGATATGTATGGTATTTCTACCGAACGTGAATCCGAATATGTATATTATCAGCTCGCTGATTGGTTCTGCCTTCGGTGCAGCTGTGGTCTTTGGATTGGCTTGGTGTATTCCGAACGGGTTAAGTCCTGTAAAGCTGGCTATTCTAGGTTCCATTATTGGTACTTTTCTCAGCGGGACGGCGCATGGGATAGCAACCTATTATCAGGTTTCGCAAAATATCAGCTTTTGGTATAACGCCCGGCTGCATCAAATGGATCCCGAGCTTATCCGATTAAGTATTCCATTTGCCATTGTCGGCTTGACGCTGGCTCTGGTGATATCGAAATCCATCTCGGCATTGTCGCTGGGCGAAGAGGTTGCCAGAGGACTAGGAATTCGTACCTGGCTGACCAAGGCTTTGGCTATTTTGGCTGTCGTCCTGCTGACAGGAGTCTCCGTGGCCCTCGCCGGTAAGGTGGCCTTTGTAGGTCTGATTATTCCGCATATTGCCCGTTTTTGTTCAGGCTCGGATTACCGCTGGATCATTCCGGTGTCTGGTGTGCTGGGCGGGATCTTTCTTGCGCTGTGTGATATTGTGGCGCGCTTTATCAATTACCCGTTCGAAACGCCTGTGGGTGTGGTCACGTCCTTGATCGGCGTTCCTTTCTTCTTGTATCTCATCCGAACAAGAGGGGGTGCACAGCGTGAGTAA
- a CDS encoding ABC transporter substrate-binding protein: MKRMKLLTGVFLMLAVILSACGKENPSSEPAASTSTNQTATEGKSAEKSEEPPASSDTRVVKYLDQEYTLPSHIERIVITGAVEAMEDSIVLDVNPVGAITFSGKFPPLFESITKNAKSVGEKMEPNFETILSLKPDVILSSTKFKPEVIEKTKKIAPTIPYSHVSTNWEANLRLLGELSGKQEQAEQEIAKYKSDLEATKAQIGDTLKDKKVLAIRIRAGELYIYPEKVFFNPVLYEDLGLTAPAEVKAAKAQELISKEKIAELNPDVLFIQSLPDENKDTPNALEDFQKDPIIKSLNAFKNGKAFVNVVDPLMQGGTAFSKIEFLKAAAAKLTE, from the coding sequence ATGAAAAGAATGAAGCTTTTAACAGGGGTGTTTTTAATGCTTGCGGTGATTTTGTCAGCTTGCGGGAAAGAGAATCCATCATCAGAGCCTGCTGCGTCGACAAGCACGAATCAAACAGCCACAGAAGGAAAGTCTGCTGAAAAATCGGAGGAGCCACCAGCCTCATCAGATACAAGAGTTGTGAAATACCTGGATCAGGAATACACGCTTCCTTCCCATATAGAACGTATCGTTATTACAGGTGCTGTTGAAGCCATGGAGGATTCGATTGTCCTTGATGTGAATCCGGTCGGAGCCATCACGTTTTCCGGTAAATTCCCGCCGCTGTTCGAGTCCATCACCAAGAATGCCAAATCCGTCGGTGAAAAAATGGAGCCGAATTTCGAAACCATTCTATCGCTCAAGCCGGATGTAATTCTGAGTTCAACCAAGTTTAAGCCTGAAGTGATTGAGAAGACCAAAAAAATTGCGCCGACCATCCCGTATTCCCATGTGTCAACCAATTGGGAAGCGAATCTGAGACTGCTGGGAGAGCTCAGTGGAAAGCAGGAGCAGGCGGAACAGGAAATTGCAAAGTATAAATCGGATTTGGAAGCAACCAAAGCCCAAATTGGCGATACCTTGAAGGATAAGAAGGTTCTTGCGATACGGATTCGCGCCGGTGAGCTCTACATATATCCGGAAAAGGTATTCTTCAACCCGGTGCTCTACGAGGATCTTGGACTTACTGCACCTGCTGAAGTCAAAGCCGCTAAAGCCCAGGAGCTGATCTCGAAGGAGAAAATCGCCGAGTTGAATCCGGATGTTCTGTTCATTCAATCCTTGCCTGATGAAAATAAAGATACACCCAATGCGCTTGAAGATTTCCAAAAGGACCCGATAATCAAGAGCCTGAACGCATTCAAAAACGGTAAAGCTTTTGTGAATGTGGTTGATCCGCTCATGCAAGGCGGAACCGCATTCAGCAAAATTGAGTTTCTGAAAGCAGCAGCGGCTAAACTTACGGAGTAG
- a CDS encoding AraC family transcriptional regulator, which yields MIHESSVKLHNLTARLWNVEFFHEMGLRLAHQLAVQSALIILLKGEADLELGDRIIRMGEGCVYLCPGGRTFGVSGYGSEPVSVAVFNFSFYHADLLQRERLLEVETGAWMIREEGTVLSSAERLHSICRKVYKEFHHVDDIKRWRAQLDFQELLFELIAESSSDSKNDKIQALERAKIFLEEHYSEDLTIDQLAEVADFSSNYFADMFKKTYGRSVVDYLGYVRMNKAKQLMLGSETLLKEIAHLVGYKDEFYFSRKFKKEFGLSPSAYIKKRTNRIALYGSTSLLGYLTPLQIIPYAAPLHPKWSAEYHSLGPEIPVHLDAYRQNHNKAANLDKLAAAQPERIICMKELESWEKERLKQIAPVYELSLETENWEDELRALAGWLDRTEEAEQWLKFFSRKMKLLHQHVSRHIQHPRLIAARVYENRLALNNSRAVNEVLSKLLGCIMLSLPEDVSELSRLTVEDLGKMEAEHILVLVRQDSETLAFWKSLSSSPEWLSLPAVKKGGLHLITSYPWREYSPVAMEQMAESAAALLTGKSP from the coding sequence ATGATACATGAAAGCAGTGTGAAGCTGCATAATTTGACTGCCAGGCTATGGAATGTGGAGTTCTTTCATGAGATGGGGCTGCGCCTCGCACATCAGCTGGCCGTGCAGAGTGCCTTGATTATACTTCTGAAGGGAGAAGCTGATCTTGAACTGGGAGATCGGATCATACGGATGGGCGAGGGCTGCGTGTATTTATGTCCTGGAGGAAGAACATTCGGAGTGAGCGGATACGGCTCGGAGCCAGTATCCGTCGCAGTTTTTAATTTCAGTTTCTATCATGCAGATCTTTTACAGAGAGAAAGGCTTCTTGAAGTCGAGACGGGTGCATGGATGATCCGGGAAGAAGGGACGGTGTTAAGTTCTGCGGAAAGACTTCATTCGATCTGCCGCAAGGTTTACAAGGAGTTTCATCATGTTGATGATATTAAACGTTGGCGTGCCCAGCTCGATTTTCAGGAACTGCTGTTTGAGCTCATAGCGGAAAGCAGCAGCGATTCTAAAAACGATAAAATTCAGGCATTGGAACGTGCCAAAATATTTCTGGAAGAGCATTACAGCGAGGACCTCACGATAGACCAGCTGGCAGAGGTGGCCGATTTCAGTTCGAACTATTTTGCGGATATGTTCAAGAAGACCTATGGCCGCAGTGTTGTAGACTATTTGGGATACGTAAGGATGAACAAAGCCAAGCAACTGATGCTGGGCTCGGAAACCCTGCTTAAGGAAATCGCGCATTTGGTGGGGTATAAAGATGAGTTCTATTTCAGTAGAAAGTTTAAGAAGGAATTTGGCCTGTCTCCCTCGGCCTATATCAAGAAGAGAACCAATAGAATAGCCCTGTACGGCTCCACCTCACTGCTTGGGTATCTTACGCCTCTACAAATCATCCCTTATGCTGCTCCCCTTCATCCTAAATGGTCTGCAGAGTACCACTCGCTTGGGCCTGAAATTCCCGTGCATCTGGATGCTTACCGCCAGAATCACAATAAAGCAGCCAATCTGGACAAGCTCGCTGCGGCACAGCCGGAACGGATTATATGCATGAAAGAGCTGGAGTCCTGGGAGAAGGAAAGGCTCAAACAAATTGCACCCGTATACGAGCTCTCGCTTGAAACGGAGAACTGGGAAGATGAACTCAGAGCGCTCGCCGGATGGCTGGATAGAACGGAGGAAGCGGAACAATGGCTGAAGTTCTTTTCCCGGAAAATGAAATTGCTGCACCAGCATGTCTCCCGGCATATACAGCATCCCAGACTCATAGCCGCACGTGTTTATGAAAACCGACTCGCTCTAAATAACAGCCGCGCGGTTAATGAAGTGCTAAGCAAGCTGCTGGGCTGCATTATGCTCTCCCTTCCGGAAGATGTGTCCGAGCTTTCCCGTTTAACCGTGGAGGATCTCGGGAAGATGGAGGCGGAGCATATTCTGGTCTTAGTCAGGCAGGATTCGGAGACTTTAGCATTTTGGAAAAGCCTGTCATCCTCGCCGGAATGGCTGTCATTGCCTGCGGTTAAGAAGGGCGGATTGCATCTCATTACTTCCTATCCGTGGCGCGAGTACTCTCCCGTTGCTATGGAGCAAATGGCAGAGTCAGCGGCTGCGCTGTTAACCGGAAAAAGTCCATGA
- the tlp gene encoding small acid-soluble spore protein Tlp: MAKPDDRSDNAEKIQDSISNTRENIQETNHYLDEHADEISGQEQQNLEHKNAKREKAIEGFEEEYQDEK, from the coding sequence ATGGCTAAACCCGATGACCGTTCCGACAACGCGGAGAAAATCCAAGACTCGATCAGCAACACTCGCGAAAACATTCAGGAAACGAATCATTACCTGGATGAGCATGCAGATGAAATCTCCGGACAAGAACAGCAAAATCTTGAGCATAAAAATGCTAAACGCGAAAAAGCAATCGAAGGTTTTGAGGAAGAATACCAGGACGAAAAGTAA
- a CDS encoding VOC family protein, translating into MNPSISVLTLGVDDLERALIFYRDGLGLPTEGIIGTEFEHGAVAFFDFQAGIKLAIWKRGDLIHDANIVSTAPSSAEFTIGHNVASKAAVDQVMEQARLAGATITSPAHDTFWGGYSGYFQDPDGHLWEIVWNPSWEFPVE; encoded by the coding sequence ATGAATCCAAGTATATCCGTCTTGACCCTGGGGGTAGACGATTTGGAAAGAGCGCTGATCTTTTACCGGGATGGCCTGGGGCTGCCCACGGAAGGCATTATCGGAACAGAATTTGAGCACGGCGCCGTCGCGTTCTTTGACTTTCAGGCCGGCATAAAGCTGGCTATCTGGAAAAGGGGCGACCTTATCCACGATGCTAACATCGTGAGTACCGCACCGAGCAGTGCGGAGTTTACGATCGGCCACAACGTCGCCAGCAAAGCGGCGGTCGACCAAGTGATGGAACAGGCGCGTCTGGCAGGAGCCACGATCACCTCCCCGGCACATGATACGTTCTGGGGAGGGTACTCAGGCTATTTTCAGGACCCTGATGGGCATTTGTGGGAAATCGTCTGGAATCCCTCCTGGGAGTTTCCAGTGGAGTAA